In one Deltaproteobacteria bacterium genomic region, the following are encoded:
- a CDS encoding MATE family efflux transporter, producing FKIGLPSIIQQLIVSMGSLLIATLVNTFGAAATNAFGAVTRVDMFAIMPAMSISMAVAALTGQNLGAGKPQRVKKVFQGGLLLISSITLFISLIAFFLSSFILTLFGLGNDARVMEIGINYLKIVGACYVVFSIGFVSNGVINGAGHTLVTMMFSFLSLWVFRIPLAWSLSRTGLGITGIWIGIALSFFGFSSVSLGYYLTGRWKKGLLDPNTQP from the coding sequence CTTCAAAATCGGACTGCCCTCTATTATTCAACAGTTGATTGTCTCCATGGGCTCCCTCCTGATAGCCACCCTGGTCAATACCTTTGGGGCCGCAGCCACCAATGCCTTCGGCGCGGTAACCCGGGTGGATATGTTTGCCATCATGCCCGCCATGTCCATAAGTATGGCCGTAGCGGCGTTAACAGGGCAGAATCTTGGGGCGGGCAAGCCACAAAGGGTAAAAAAAGTGTTCCAGGGAGGCCTTTTGCTGATCTCCTCGATCACGCTATTCATCTCCCTCATAGCATTTTTTCTATCGAGCTTCATTCTTACCCTGTTTGGTCTTGGGAATGACGCCAGGGTGATGGAAATCGGAATCAATTACCTGAAGATCGTGGGCGCCTGTTATGTGGTCTTCTCTATAGGCTTCGTGTCAAACGGAGTCATCAATGGAGCGGGTCATACCCTCGTCACCATGATGTTCTCTTTCCTTTCGTTGTGGGTGTTCAGGATACCGCTGGCCTGGAGCCTGTCCCGGACCGGCCTCGGCATCACGGGGATATGGATTGGGATCGCCTTGAGCTTTTTCGGATTCTCCTCTGTAAGCCTCGGGTATTACCTCACGGGCAGGTGGAAAAAGGGGCTACTGGACCCGAATACCCAACCCTAA